The DNA window ATTGTGGGCGCTTCTTTTGAAGATTTAGAAGTATGGGAAAAATCGTATCCCGGATTTCCAGAGATTCTTAAATATAGCAAAAGGTTCGGCTGCGGAACTGAGAACACAAGTATATA is part of the Nitrospirota bacterium genome and encodes:
- a CDS encoding four helix bundle protein, which translates into the protein MPDFQRFLNIAKGSAAELRTQVYISQEVKVVTLQ